The proteins below are encoded in one region of Pan paniscus chromosome 4, NHGRI_mPanPan1-v2.0_pri, whole genome shotgun sequence:
- the TMEM167A gene encoding protein kish-A isoform X2 has translation MSAIFNFQSLLTVILLLICTCAYIRSLAPSLLDRNKTGLLGIFWKCARIGERKSPYVAVCCIVMAFSILFIQ, from the exons ATG tctgcCATTTTCAATTTTCAGAGTCTATTGACTGTAATCTTGCTGCTTATATGTACCTGTGCTTATATTCGATCCTTGGCACCCAGCCTCCTGGACAGAAATAAAACTGG ATTGTTGGGTATATTTTGGAAGTGTGCCAGAATTG GCGAACGGAAGAGTCCTTATGTTGCAGTATGCTGTATAGTAATGGCCTTCAGCATCCTCTTCATACAGTAG